The following proteins are encoded in a genomic region of Diabrotica virgifera virgifera chromosome 1, PGI_DIABVI_V3a:
- the LOC114332287 gene encoding uncharacterized protein LOC114332287 encodes MVDNPEASSTPKKVMGRKSIRNYQVVSPIENQKNISQTDHYNDKVQREDARECFSSGTESYSDGEGQVDSAEENSLNPEPNVSKTQFSVNGNMIYILFIIPVLVGLYMYNPQAEPIESIHSDFADLISDHPQTDDFWINVRVALHDIKRLKQPKSIIFLYEDDTTMAKVLNSISRYSSYDICKSKQVIQLPGRYLKNSNFLKDYGTFISEIRDDLAEKCVVIITNLDEAPGTSAQAFHSLCDEYNPVKEQVLFLFTMKVKSLANTSDKYIEKTLQEKWNDLHIDKFYPLYTRISTFVVKVKTEK; translated from the exons ATG GTAGATAATCCTGAAGCTTCCAGTACACCAAAAAAAGTAATGGGAAGAAAATCTATTCGAAATTATCAAGTTGTGAGTCCTAttgaaaatcaaaaaaatatatcacAAACAGATCATTACAATGATAAAGTTCAAAGAGAAGATGCAAGGGAATGCTTTAGTTCTGGAACGGAGTCATATTCAGATGGTGAAGGACAAGTAGATTCCGCTGAGGAAAATAGCCTAAATCCTGAACCGAATGTGAGCAAAACTCAATTTAGTGTCAatggaaatatgatttacattttgTTTATTATACCAGTTTTAGTAGGCCTATATATGTACAATCCCCAGGCCGAACCTATAGAAAGCATACATAGTGATTTTGCCGATTTAATAAGTGATCATCCACAAACGGACGATTTCTGGATTAATGTCAGGGTTGCCCTACATGACATTAAGAGGTTAAAACAACCCAAATCCATAATATTTTTGTATGAGGATGACACAACTATGGCTAAGGTTCTTAACAGCATATCAAGGTATTCTTCATATGATATATGCAAAAGTAAACAGGTAATTCAATTACCtggtagatatttaaaaaactCAAATTTCTTAAAAGATTATGGTACCTTCATATCAGAAATCAGAGACGACTTGGCTGAAAAGTGTGTCGTAATAATAACAAATCTAGATGAGGCTCCAGGAACATCTGCTCAAGCATTTCATAGTTTGTGTGATGAATATAATCCAGTCAAAGagcaagttttatttttattcacaATGAAAGTTAAAAGTCTCGCTAACACTAGCgacaaatatattgaaaaaacaCTACAGGAGAAGTGGAATGATTTACATATTGATAAATTTTATCCTTTGTATACCAGAATTTCTACCTTTGTTGTAaaagtaaaaacagaaaaataa